The genome window agttgaactcatgggttggacaattttattttttttattactattattattaaattgagtagaaaaaaatatattacactTGCCActtgagttgataaacaaaatatacattaatatataaactaatattccaacttagttgtaaacaaaatatatttaattatccaactaagttgataaacaaaatataaatgaactagTATCCTAattcacttataaaaaaaatatatcttaaattttttaatttttttcttaattatataatatatttaaatatatattaaaagaactaATAGGATTTTATATTAGATATGATAGTAGGAACCGAGAAAGTGCTCAACAgctggtttttttaaaaatttattaaatatataatatattttaaacatatattaaaatatgggtgggtcgggtcgggtttggcgggtttgtaattttatgactcaaacccaacccgacccactataaaataaatttgtaacctaacccaacccaccaatCCCTAAAAACCGGCCCAACCCAACGGGTTGGGTTGGATCAGATCAAGTTTGGCAAGTTGgcgggttttctgcacacccctagttAGTGAGATCAATAGTttctttgtggttttttttttttttttcttctcttagtGATTATATGGTGGCTATTTCTTGTGGATGTGGATGTTGTTGGTGGTTTTTGGAGgcttctttgtgttttttttttctctatgaTGGTTGTTTCTTGTGGTtatggttgtggttggtggtaGGTTTGGTGGTCTGAGTTATGAGTTTGGTGGTCTGAGTGGTGGGTTTGGTGATTTCTGTGGTGGGTTTCTTGTGGTATTTGgcaatttgtgtgtgtgtgtgtgtgtgtgtgtgtgtgtgtgtgtgtgtttttttctctctcttggtggTTCTTGAGGTGGCAGTTTCTcgtgtttgttgttgttggtggtgggtttgctACTCTGAGTGGTGGGTTTGCTCGAATATGAGTGGCAGTGGTGGCGGCtgggtttttaaaaatatttttttatggtgtaTTTTAGACACAAACATGAAGAGGGAAAAAgccagagagaaaagagaggatgattgagaaaagagaaaaagaggagaggaagagagagaaagaggtgatgaaattaatattttattaaatagatGATATAAATAAGAAATTGAATGTTGAGCGTATTGTAAAATGGAATGATATAATAGAGAAAGTAgcttttgagatggtaaaatggGATCATTTGTAGAAACCGGATGTGACTCAATCTAGGCCTAAAATTCCCATGTATCCcttgccaaaaaaaaagcatccaaaattatattattataataactggtttaataacaaatttaacatatatatatatatatatatataaatatatataaaagtgattaAGTGAGTTGCACACTATTTCTCCCACCTCTAACAAGACTCTCAAAATATTGGCTTAATAAAAATCAAGCTcaattaaaatcttaaattatttaatccagaaaagaaaaattaaatttcaaaccaTATATTTTAAGAGTGTATAAATGAAAGTTGAAGgtttcaaaagtaacaaattaaattctcaaatttcaaaaagtaagaaattagtgattattatttaataaaagaaaatgttagcAAAACCTacatacaaaaatatttaattaataattttgcattttataataatgatttttaaataaaatatatataatgtaaaaggTTTTATAAATAGTATTTAATCGGTGTACATATgtgtgagtatttttttttttattttttttttaaagcctctCTTAAACTCTCAAAGACTCGAACTACATTGATCCACCCCTGATATATTCTATTCTATTAAGATTAAATCCAAATCCAAgttattcattaaaaagaaattgatcCAAGTGTGTATTCTGACGAGATCTTCGTTGGGTTATTTCATATTTGTACCTATGGGCCCAAAAAACATTTGCAAGTTTGTATTAGATTTTACCAGTCAAAGGAAGGAAAGTCGAACTTCCTGTATCACTCCTTGGCTTTGTAATTGTACCCGCTACCCAGTAACCGTTACCAttgacaataataataacagacTCGCTCTCAAACTCAAAACACTGAAACATCAATTCACCTGTCCGTGAATTTATTAcccacaaacaaacaaacagaaatTTTTCCAACCAAAGCTGATGTCTTTGTGAAACACAGACGCATGATCACACAAAGCAGATGTGGAAAACTATCAAGcacaaaaatcacattaataaCACTCACTTCCAAAAACCCAGatattttttcctcttaaattTACATTTCCTGATTCTCCATTAGCACCTAAACTTCAAGCAAGCTCCTTATCAATTATCATCACCACCAACAATGGTAGTCCTAAACTACATCTCAGTGACCTCTACAGCCACACCCATATCTCAGGACTCTCCAACTCCATCTGTGCCAGACCCAAGGCAGACCAAGGTCATCCTCCCCAAGAAGAAGCCTCTCAAATGGTCCACTGGGGTGGCTCCAGGTGACTACGCTGGCCCACCCACCACTACTAAGCTCAGAAAGTACTGGGGAGGCGAGGAAGAGGACCCTTTGAACTCTGATGAGTTTTTGTGGAACAAGGACTTCATGGCTCGCTATCAAAGACTGATTCAGGACCCTGAGTCTTCTGTTGAGGCCACTCCTACTAAggttgtgtttttgttgttttagccTTTGCTCTTGGTTACTAGACATCTGGGTTTTCCTTTATTTGTGTGTAtttgtctctttctttattGAATTTTGTGGCTTTGTTGTTGAATTTGATTCTGGAGTATAGTATTTGGCTGTTTGAAGATTAATGGGCTCATGTGGTTTTGTTCCTCGGTTGGGCTATTTTGTTAAATTGGTAATAGATTTCTGTGTACGGAATGCTTAATTTGATTTCAAAACTATGAgcttttttattctataaacAATGAGATTTTGTAGttactttgaatttttgtttagtttggttgctgagaagatagggcaaaagaaagaaaaggagaattGAAACTTTGTATTATTCACTGACTTGGTATCCTGCTGTATGAAGTTTATTTAACCTAGTCTTTTGAATTAATCTgagttcaaaacttttttttcttctgaacCAACAAACAGACTATATTGGACTTTAAGATTCTTTACATtgattttctcagcaaccaagcACAGTTTTTGTGGATGAAATTTTGGTTTTCATTGGTGAATAAATTGCTTTCGTGTATACAGGAAAAGCCATCTGGGTTTCTAAGTTTAAATAGAGTCATGAGCCTTGACAGGTTTGTTATCAACTTATCATTCTTTGGAATTACTTCAGTTACcccttggtttttatttatgtaattttaattgtttcCATTAATGTGATTTAAAATATGGGCAATAGTTTGGAAGTCGATTTGAGCAGAGAACTCACAGCTCCTTCGAAGCCTGCATTAGAAGAGCAAGTTGAGACTACAGCTCAAGTATGATAAATGTCTGGAAAATTTTACGAGTTATTTATCTCAGTGAACTTGTGCATTTACAATTACTTTTCTCAGAGTGTTGGCCGCAAGTCACCTAGATGGAAACTGGTGCCAACACGACGTGAGCAAGAGAAGTGGGATAGAGCAACCAAGGCTGCAACTGGAGGCAGTGTAAGTCatttgtatcatttttttttttttttaattcagagAACTTCCATTCTTCATTATTGCATGAAAGTCCTTCTGATTTCAAGCTAATTGCTTATCATTTAAAGAGCATTCTAgcttttggaaaataaaagagtttGATAGTTGCTCTAGGAAGAAGAAAAGCATTTAAATGCATTTATTGGACCAAGTATTATTGGTGAGGATGCTTTGTATCTTTGAAGTTCTGATTTAGTGCTAACCTGTAGGATGTGATGTTTCGGGAAATAAGGAAGCCTCGTGGGGACCCAGAAGTGTTGGCTGCTCAGTCAAGGGAACAGTATTTTAAGGTACTTAGTTGCCGTATGTGGGAGTGCCACCCCATCTTGCATTTGTCAATGTTTGTGtactttttgtgtttctttgctTTAACAATTTCTGAttattcctctttttcaaatCCTATGTTTTTGCTTCTGCAGTTAAAGAAGAGGTTACAGATTCTCACTTTGGGTATAGGTGGTGTTGGTTTAGTCTCTGCTTACATATCCTATTCCCCAGAAATTGCTGCAAGGTATGCACATTTCAgccttatgaaaaaaaaaaaaaggaaaaaagatttgAAATCTTAATGTGTAAGCTAGTTGTTTGTTAATCTAGATACTTAAtggaaatttaattttaaaaataactgtTCTCTACTGAGACCTTCAaattagaaaaacaattttttttaatagactaATTTCCACAAGAGATAGTGCACTGTGTATCTCAGTTTTAGTTTTTAGGCATTCACAAGTGGATTTTCTGCAAGTGCACTTGAAAACAATTTCTACAAGTAGCTTTGCTTTGTGTTAGTTCCAAATGGTTGGTCCtcaaaatttttgtgtttaactctttattttatttccacCTGTAAAATAAGTTTCCAAAGTTCCTTTTGAACATTGAAGTTGTTAGCCCACAATTTGTCAATTTTCATGATAACACTAATGCAATCTCACAGTGAAGGATAGTTCATTTTGGCATTGACTATCGCTCATAACATCTGATGATATTAAACTGGAGTATTGAGAAGATTATTCACTCTTCATAATACTTGATGTTCTGCTATCCTTTCATGTATTCAGCTTTGGTGCTGGGTTGCTTGGTTCTTTGGCGTATATGCGTATGCTGGGGAGTAGTGTGGATTCAATGGCAGATGGAGCTAGGGGGGCTGTCAAGTATGTGCATACAACTTATTGACACTCCGGatgttatttatatatttgtttattatcttACAGCATACATATTGCATCACATTGCATGCTTGGTACTGTACCTCCTATAATATCCGTGCcaaaatttaattgataatttgaATTCCTTAAATTCAATATGTATACTTTAATTCGTCCAAATATATTTTGTCTATTTTCTCATAGcgtgtgaaattatttttgttttatgatATTCTAAAATTTGCTCAGATTTTAATAGCAACTTGGGGCAAATTATTTGATGGCATATTGAAGTTTCACTTGAAGATGCCAGCTGGCCGGCTGGCTGCTAGTAATGCCCCACATTCACTGATGTTGGTCAATTTATAAGTGCAGGTGTCATGTGCTTCCTGCTTACCTATCGCCCACTCCTGGAAAACATTATACgtgtttttttatataactattttgctaaaatagttaggttttatctcattttttatctAGAACTAATACTGCAAAAGCCAAGTGTTGTAGCCTTAGTAAGTATGCATTGAGATGGAGTCTTCCAATGTGATTGAGGGAGATTGCCCCAGTATCTTATTACAGCATAGCGTTCTTAACTAGTGGCTTTATTAATGCATTGTAAAGTTAATGCTGCTGATTTGAATGTTTCACCTGCATTTACAAAGAAACTTCCTCAcaatttgaggtttttttttttaatttaaatttttttttttatttatatttgaattgatATAACTTTAAAGAGTGAATTGGAGGACTTATATGCATAATGCATGATTTAGGCTTGTTCCTGTATATTGCAGTTGCTGCAGGAGTTGGTTGGATTTGCATGGGCCAAATGTGCCAATTAGCACAATTTTAGcaatattttaggaaaaaacaaCCTTGACAAAGTTTATGTAGCacatttttgaaacttgagtttgacAAACTCTAGTTCCAAGCAAGTATGGGCTCCGCTGCTTGACGTGCCACACAAGCtgcttggaactcgagtttgtcaaacttgagttccaaaatgtgctacataactaaataactttgtCAAAGtgatttttcctaaaatattgCTAAAATTGTGCTATTTGGCAAATTTGGCCTATTTGCATGTATATATCTTGACTGTACTCAAGATGGCATAAATGTGTTTGTACATTGTTAAAAGGACGGAATTATAAAATGTTTGTATGAACTTGAATGAAGTGCATTCCATGATTTCAGTTGGTTAGGATTCAATATGTTAATAGTTAATTGGTTGGGCCATCTTGTGTtcccagaaatttttttttccagatcaAATATTGGAGTGATGCCAAGCAACTTTTTGTGCATATTTTTGGGGTCAAATGATGGTGATtgagaaaaatatgaaatttatagtgTAGCAGTTCCCCTTATCAAGAATGCtctagtgggttttttttttttcttttaattggaATCAAGTGTGATGGTATCTAAGAGTGGGCATTGCTCAGTAGTACCCATGTTAGAGGTGCAGTTGACAGCCATTAATGAGGACGTTAATTGAACACCAATTTTGCATACTCTTATTAGTTCCCCATGGTTAACAAATGGAAGTGGATTCATATTCATcctaattcttttattttatttattaaataacatTGACTGAATTTTCTGTTTGCATACTCTTACTAGTTCCCCATGGTTAACAAATGGAAGTGGATTCATATTCATTTtaatccttttattttatttattaaataatgttgACTGAATTTTCAGGTATTTAGCGTActatacttcttcttttttcttgcaGGGGAGCAATAGCGCAGCCTAGGCTTTTGGTTCCTGTTGTATTGGTCATGATCTATAACCGGTGGAACGGGTAAGTGCCTTTGGTTGCATCTCTGTTCGGAATGATGCTTCATCTGTTATTTTGAAGCAGATGGACTGCTTTCTCTGTAACCCAATTTATGTTTGTAGCAATGAGTTCTAGCTTAAATGGCACCTCCTCTCCTTATAAGACTAAGATGGAGGGTCAAGTCAAGGGTGCATATATAATTTACCAATTaagaaaattgtaatttttgacTAATTTTTAACTTGTTctacattttcttattttgcttCATTTTCACTGCACTTACTCGAGGCTTTGTTCTTCACATTTGTGGCCCTTCACAATGTCAATTTTCTGGCTTTTAAGcattaaattatcaatttcacTGGACCTTAGCTATCAAAGATAAAATACTCTCCGATTTGCAGTGATTTTAGTATTTAGTTTGCTTGTTAGCTTCTGTATCTTATGTAATATGTTTTTCCATGGATAACTTCAGTATTATTTTTCAGAGAATACTGTAAGCTGGTTTGCTATAGTCTGAGCATGAATTTAGCAACTATTCCTCTGACAAAGCTATTTTTTGGTATAGGATCCTTGTTCCAGAATATGGATATATGCAGTTAGAATTGATACCAATGTTAGTGGGGTTTTTCACTTACAAGATTGCAACTTTCTTTCAAGCTATAGAGGAGGCAATTGACATTGTTGGGGGAAAGAGCGAAGTTTAAGATAGATCCTCTTCATACATCCTTGGGAGTTCTATTACTTACCTGATGTTACAAAATTTCATGGCACAATTTTACAGCCATATTCTTTCAACCTCATCTTATTGAGCTATATAGTTTGTATTTCCAACTTTTCAGAATTCAgataattaaagtaaaaaaaaaaaaagatttgcaCCAAATATCCCTGAAACTCATCCTCATCGGGCATGTTTATTGCTTTAGATTTAACTTGGTACTTTCATAAATTTGTATGTAAATTTTTCGTAATATACAATTAAACCTTGTCTGTTGATCAAAACGACTCCAAGATTTGTTACTATCATGTTCAGCGGAAATATTCTTATTAATCTTGATCTTCTTGATGATGTATGATATTAGCACTTGACAG of Quercus lobata isolate SW786 chromosome 8, ValleyOak3.0 Primary Assembly, whole genome shotgun sequence contains these proteins:
- the LOC115956052 gene encoding protein CONSERVED ONLY IN THE GREEN LINEAGE 160, chloroplastic-like; translated protein: MVVLNYISVTSTATPISQDSPTPSVPDPRQTKVILPKKKPLKWSTGVAPGDYAGPPTTTKLRKYWGGEEEDPLNSDEFLWNKDFMARYQRLIQDPESSVEATPTKEKPSGFLSLNRVMSLDSLEVDLSRELTAPSKPALEEQVETTAQSVGRKSPRWKLVPTRREQEKWDRATKAATGGSDVMFREIRKPRGDPEVLAAQSREQYFKLKKRLQILTLGIGGVGLVSAYISYSPEIAASFGAGLLGSLAYMRMLGSSVDSMADGARGAVKGAIAQPRLLVPVVLVMIYNRWNGILVPEYGYMQLELIPMLVGFFTYKIATFFQAIEEAIDIVGGKSEV